A genomic segment from Pedobacter sp. MC2016-14 encodes:
- a CDS encoding AI-2E family transporter: MIKISSTPFHTKLAMVLVSIICLVYIAILGETILAPFLFSFLLALILLPMANYFEQKLKFKRGIASITSVCIMLGIIIGVLFFFASQLSDLMKDWPLLKHQVTETFHDAQNWISRTFHVNAHKQLDYLNDTAAGAVAKSAAVLGATLLTVSSTLLFLAFIILFTFFILNYRRVLFHFITAVFKEEHASRVNDILKQIQYIIKRYILGLFLQMVLVTTLTIAALSMLNVKYAVLLGLIAGIFNVIPYLGIFSALLISVIITFATAGGATALLVLLAFIAIHALDGNILMPLIVGSKVKINALFAFIGIVVGEMIWGISGMFLCIPYLAMLKIIFDRVDELKPWGILLGEEESGSKRKRKVFRITKKIKFEEAE, translated from the coding sequence TTGATAAAAATTTCCTCTACCCCCTTCCATACCAAACTGGCTATGGTACTAGTTTCCATTATATGCCTGGTTTATATTGCCATATTAGGCGAAACCATTCTTGCTCCTTTTTTATTCTCCTTTTTGCTGGCGTTGATACTGCTGCCTATGGCCAATTATTTTGAGCAGAAGTTAAAGTTTAAACGGGGCATCGCTTCTATTACCTCAGTGTGCATTATGCTGGGCATCATTATCGGCGTGCTTTTCTTTTTTGCTAGCCAACTGAGCGATTTGATGAAGGACTGGCCTTTGTTAAAACACCAGGTAACGGAGACTTTTCACGACGCCCAGAACTGGATTTCAAGGACTTTCCATGTAAACGCACATAAACAACTGGATTATTTAAACGATACTGCCGCTGGTGCCGTTGCCAAAAGCGCAGCTGTGCTGGGCGCTACGCTGCTTACCGTTTCTTCCACCCTTTTGTTCCTCGCCTTTATCATACTGTTTACGTTTTTTATCCTCAATTACCGCAGGGTATTGTTTCATTTTATTACGGCTGTATTTAAAGAAGAACATGCAAGCCGGGTAAATGATATTTTGAAGCAAATACAGTACATCATTAAACGCTATATTTTGGGTCTGTTTTTACAAATGGTACTGGTTACCACATTAACCATAGCGGCACTCTCTATGCTAAATGTAAAGTATGCAGTATTGCTGGGCTTAATTGCAGGGATATTTAATGTGATCCCCTACCTCGGTATTTTTAGCGCCTTGCTCATTAGTGTTATCATCACCTTTGCTACCGCGGGTGGCGCTACGGCTTTACTGGTATTACTTGCTTTTATAGCTATACATGCGCTAGACGGTAACATCCTGATGCCTTTAATAGTGGGCAGCAAGGTAAAGATCAATGCATTGTTTGCTTTTATAGGCATTGTAGTTGGCGAAATGATCTGGGGAATTTCAGGCATGTTTTTATGCATCCCTTATCTGGCCATGCTCAAGATTATATTTGATAGGGTAGACGAGCTAAAGCCCTGGGGAATATTGCTTGGAGAGGAAGAATCCGGATCAAAAAGAAAGCGCAAAGTATTTAGAATTACAAAAAAGATAAAGTTCGAAGAAGCGGAATAG
- the xrtN gene encoding exosortase N, which translates to MTKLQRNYYYGLLAIYTFFAIYLLRVYFLWDLNAGFGFLLLPYFLGVKSKQRSWRYLVPSLLAVGLVLAFPVKTLLFIALLFTALLLIESHKGKLNSCVLVLLFIISPVFKFISTTISFPIRLWLTEKATALLFLLGMPAHSQGNIIKFNGQDFSVDEACAGLNMLNTSLILCISILIYYQKNTGKSLAFPHILGFLFFTTFLNLACNLLRILILVILNIEEGTIGHEVIGLICLAVYVFLPLLSASKFFFRKTAIPAEDCSNVWVFKSPKANLQSPLIHFILFIALIISFFNLKTMDEIIGTSVPIKPISGFARQNLKNGIIKFESQTGLIYIKPAPFYAPEHNPKICWSGSGYTFKYIRKETINGNEIYTGVLVKGKDKIYTAWWFQSRDIKTIDQFKWRWRSARYNESYQLINVNAASKMNLQQLIQTL; encoded by the coding sequence ATGACAAAGTTACAGCGTAACTACTATTACGGCCTTCTCGCAATTTATACCTTTTTTGCTATCTATCTCTTAAGGGTATATTTTTTATGGGATCTGAATGCCGGATTTGGCTTTCTGCTACTTCCCTACTTTTTAGGTGTTAAAAGTAAGCAGCGCTCCTGGAGATACCTGGTACCATCCCTATTAGCCGTAGGTTTGGTACTGGCTTTTCCCGTTAAAACACTCCTTTTTATTGCATTGCTTTTTACCGCCTTATTGCTCATAGAAAGCCACAAAGGAAAGCTAAATAGTTGTGTGCTCGTTCTGCTGTTTATCATTTCACCTGTGTTCAAGTTTATTAGCACAACAATAAGCTTCCCCATAAGATTATGGCTCACAGAAAAAGCCACAGCCTTACTCTTTCTTTTAGGAATGCCAGCTCATAGTCAAGGGAACATCATAAAATTTAACGGACAGGATTTTTCTGTAGATGAGGCATGCGCGGGACTAAATATGTTAAACACTTCACTAATCCTCTGCATATCCATACTTATTTATTATCAAAAAAATACCGGAAAATCTTTAGCATTCCCTCACATTCTTGGATTTCTCTTCTTCACCACATTTCTTAATTTGGCATGTAACCTCCTTAGAATTCTTATTCTTGTTATACTCAATATAGAAGAAGGCACAATTGGACATGAAGTAATCGGGCTCATATGCCTTGCGGTTTATGTATTTCTTCCGCTGCTGTCTGCAAGTAAATTCTTTTTTCGGAAAACGGCTATACCTGCGGAAGACTGCAGTAATGTCTGGGTTTTTAAATCACCAAAAGCTAACCTACAATCCCCACTCATTCATTTTATACTATTTATCGCCCTAATTATCTCATTTTTCAACCTTAAAACTATGGATGAAATTATAGGTACCAGCGTACCTATAAAGCCTATAAGCGGATTTGCCCGGCAAAATTTAAAGAATGGAATTATTAAATTTGAAAGCCAAACTGGCCTCATTTATATAAAGCCTGCGCCTTTTTACGCACCAGAACACAATCCGAAAATTTGCTGGAGCGGTAGCGGATATACTTTTAAATACATTAGAAAAGAAACGATTAATGGCAATGAAATTTATACGGGTGTGCTCGTTAAAGGAAAAGATAAAATCTACACTGCATGGTGGTTCCAGAGTCGGGATATAAAAACAATTGACCAGTTTAAATGGCGATGGCGCTCTGCAAGATACAATGAGTCTTATCAACTCATTAATGTTAATGCAGCGAGCAAAATGAACTTACAACAGTTAATACAAACATTATAG
- the mazG gene encoding nucleoside triphosphate pyrophosphohydrolase, translating into MPNHIPPVAAADPAAAFTRLLTILDTLRSECPWDKKQTMETLRHLTIEETYELSDAILEGDMTEVKKELGDVMMHLVFYARIASEKGEFDILEVLNGVCDKLVNRHPHIYGDVEVNSEEDVKRNWEQIKLREGNKSVLGGVPASLPALVKASRIQEKARGIGFDWENKTQVWEKVEEELQEFKEEFNVVENSAIDVEKAESEFGDLLFSLINYARFININPENALEKTNKKFIKRFQYLESKAHENGKALQDMTLAEMDVYWNEAKKL; encoded by the coding sequence ATGCCCAATCACATCCCTCCTGTTGCTGCCGCAGACCCTGCCGCAGCTTTTACACGTTTGCTCACTATCCTGGATACTTTAAGATCCGAATGCCCATGGGATAAAAAGCAAACTATGGAAACGCTGCGCCACCTTACCATAGAAGAAACTTACGAACTATCTGATGCCATACTGGAGGGAGATATGACAGAGGTAAAGAAAGAACTTGGAGATGTGATGATGCACCTGGTATTTTATGCCCGCATTGCGTCAGAAAAGGGAGAATTTGATATTCTGGAGGTGCTTAACGGTGTTTGTGACAAACTGGTTAACCGCCATCCGCATATTTATGGTGATGTTGAAGTGAACAGCGAAGAAGATGTAAAACGCAACTGGGAACAAATTAAGCTTAGAGAAGGCAATAAGTCTGTTTTAGGAGGAGTACCCGCCTCTTTGCCTGCCCTGGTAAAAGCAAGCAGGATTCAGGAAAAAGCAAGGGGCATTGGCTTTGACTGGGAGAACAAAACCCAGGTTTGGGAAAAAGTAGAAGAGGAACTTCAGGAATTTAAAGAGGAGTTTAATGTGGTTGAAAATAGTGCTATCGATGTAGAAAAGGCAGAAAGTGAATTTGGTGATCTACTCTTCTCTTTAATCAACTATGCACGTTTTATTAACATTAATCCAGAAAACGCGCTTGAAAAAACCAATAAAAAATTCATCAAACGTTTCCAATACCTTGAAAGTAAGGCCCATGAAAATGGCAAGGCCCTTCAAGACATGACACTCGCCGAAATGGATGTTTACTGGAACGAAGCAAAAAAGCTTTAG
- a CDS encoding DEAD/DEAH box helicase translates to MTDAGYLTPKEIQAKTMSRILGGQDIIAVGPEKSGKTTTYVLGVLMRLKYTKDEAPKVLILVADNERGAAVIEQFVTLSKNRDLNIVGLFGTGGYEAEVSELALGIDIVVATPTRARAVYLKLGLNLSKLQTFIVDDAAQIVAQGMQLPVCELARSAGKCQHLIFTEVMHDKLYKMTDQFLNFPTLIEVEDFGDTKAETVTQLLYQVPNYKTKLNLLHSLLRDDEVFEKVVVFVNGRLTAQKLCKSLESAKPGEYAMYKPLHFDEGGFDDFEDFKQVPEARVLIVANDGAGLLDLTGIPFIFHFEVPEEKETFLSRIVKNKAQEDEVVAITFATDLELVQIKKIEQAIGAKIETAELPEELLVEKTVKKPKGIDKNRLVKADEDMPLGGGAFHEKKESNSKNYNYGIGQKAKMTMKKKHS, encoded by the coding sequence ATGACTGATGCCGGGTACTTAACTCCCAAAGAAATTCAAGCCAAAACCATGTCAAGAATCCTTGGGGGACAAGACATCATTGCTGTAGGACCAGAAAAATCTGGTAAAACAACTACGTATGTACTTGGTGTTTTAATGCGGTTAAAATACACAAAAGATGAAGCACCCAAAGTGCTCATTTTGGTAGCAGATAATGAGCGTGGGGCTGCTGTTATAGAGCAGTTTGTTACTTTAAGTAAAAACCGGGACCTCAATATTGTTGGTTTATTTGGTACTGGTGGTTATGAGGCTGAAGTAAGCGAGCTGGCCCTTGGAATTGATATTGTGGTGGCTACGCCAACCCGTGCAAGGGCAGTATACCTAAAACTGGGCTTAAACCTGAGTAAATTGCAAACTTTTATTGTAGATGATGCCGCGCAAATTGTAGCACAAGGCATGCAGCTTCCGGTTTGTGAACTGGCCAGAAGCGCAGGGAAATGTCAGCATTTGATCTTTACAGAGGTAATGCACGATAAATTGTATAAAATGACAGATCAGTTCCTCAACTTTCCTACGCTGATAGAAGTAGAAGATTTTGGGGATACAAAAGCGGAAACAGTGACTCAACTGTTGTACCAGGTGCCAAATTATAAAACGAAGCTCAACTTATTACATAGCCTTTTGCGGGATGATGAAGTGTTTGAGAAAGTAGTTGTATTTGTAAACGGCCGTTTAACTGCTCAAAAGCTTTGTAAAAGCCTGGAAAGTGCTAAGCCGGGTGAGTATGCCATGTATAAACCTTTACATTTTGATGAGGGTGGTTTTGATGATTTTGAAGACTTTAAACAGGTTCCTGAAGCCAGGGTGCTCATTGTGGCCAATGATGGCGCAGGGCTATTGGATTTAACAGGTATTCCTTTTATATTTCATTTTGAGGTGCCTGAAGAAAAAGAAACCTTTTTAAGCCGTATTGTTAAAAACAAAGCGCAGGAAGATGAAGTTGTGGCCATTACTTTTGCTACAGACCTGGAACTTGTTCAAATTAAGAAGATAGAGCAAGCCATAGGGGCTAAAATAGAAACAGCAGAATTGCCAGAAGAGCTTTTAGTAGAGAAAACAGTTAAAAAGCCCAAAGGGATTGATAAAAACCGACTGGTTAAAGCAGACGAAGATATGCCCTTAGGTGGTGGGGCTTTCCATGAAAAAAAGGAAAGCAATTCAAAAAACTACAACTACGGTATTGGGCAAAAGGCAAAAATGACGATGAAGAAAAAGCACAGCTAA
- a CDS encoding MmcQ/YjbR family DNA-binding protein: MDVEMLRDYCLSLPGSTEELKWAEHLCFMIHEKIYVIHSLDEGRISFKCDPEDFEALTARDGITQAAHFAKGQWVSIVSTEVLPAPELKALILKSRELVLAKLPKKIQQLYL, translated from the coding sequence ATGGATGTTGAAATGTTGCGGGATTATTGCCTGAGCCTGCCTGGAAGTACCGAAGAGTTAAAATGGGCTGAGCATTTGTGTTTTATGATCCACGAAAAAATCTACGTAATCCATTCGCTGGATGAAGGCAGGATATCTTTTAAATGTGATCCTGAGGATTTTGAAGCGCTTACGGCAAGAGATGGCATTACGCAAGCCGCACATTTTGCTAAAGGGCAATGGGTTTCTATTGTTTCAACGGAGGTTCTGCCTGCCCCGGAACTGAAAGCGTTAATTCTGAAATCAAGAGAACTTGTTTTAGCAAAACTGCCAAAAAAAATACAGCAGCTATATTTATAA
- a CDS encoding XrtN system VIT domain-containing protein: MKTKVIFKDWLTSVGIAFIAISAGIYTIADNNLTSLDQRFEFGLFFLNYGLTAVFTVMVLGNAVGLHGSKISKANIEYTILMLILWLISAFSLNREMNVFENSVTWLCVWICISCITLLLYLYKDHFPLYLKHLLALLLGISILLFTYYSLYLTPLYIVSAFAAIGLGISLHTYVTLYLAIITTVITFRLLKTHKTLLYSFLTGILAPAIYCAFFAISWHKTNTKINYILNHHALVKNTLPPWISISQELKKSFITERFIKADLVYKTANLGKSIFWGDFGLSTFDELKKHDPLVIISSLFGTKNNLGEREKIKILQSMYDSRHQAQERLWAGDKLKTANVISNVQIYPEYRLAYTEKTISIANLSKRAWNNQEAIYTFHLPEGSAVTSLSLWINNKEEKAILTSKAKADTAYKEIVGVEQHDPSVIHWQEGNKITVRVFPCTIAENRKFKIGITSPLKKTEGKLTYQNPYFEGPAAKSTSETVRIALSNTTSKFDLKDYHEVEKNIYERDRDYLPYWEISCQNIPLSTETFSFSGTSYKVKNLDKKYESFHPEKIYADLNSSWTDEEAVQLLELIKLKSVYVFSDKLTRLTPQNFNQIYSQLHEQNFSLMPVYKIKNPENALIISKSTMQSPSLGDLENSEFQKSLTHYFNHPTHIRIFDLGENLSPYLSALKEFRLLNYEHGNFKNLRQQLNTGLFLSNQENDNKTVISSAEMVIESIPNTSAGTAPDHLMRLYAYNDIMKKAGKNYFNQNYLQPEIIEEAKTAYVVSPVSSLIVLETQKDYERFNIEDSKNSLKNAAVKSSGAVPEPHEWMLIIMAVFVLAYLWKSNHDKVTA; encoded by the coding sequence ATGAAAACAAAAGTCATCTTTAAAGACTGGCTCACCAGTGTTGGTATTGCATTCATCGCCATCTCTGCTGGCATTTATACCATTGCAGACAATAATCTTACAAGTTTAGACCAACGCTTTGAATTTGGTCTTTTCTTTTTAAACTACGGTTTAACAGCCGTATTTACTGTAATGGTTTTAGGAAATGCAGTGGGACTCCATGGATCTAAAATCTCCAAAGCCAATATAGAATATACCATACTGATGCTCATCTTGTGGCTGATTAGTGCATTTTCATTAAACCGGGAAATGAATGTATTCGAAAATTCAGTAACCTGGCTTTGCGTTTGGATTTGCATCTCCTGCATTACGTTACTTTTATATCTTTATAAAGACCATTTCCCTCTTTACTTAAAACATCTGCTGGCCTTATTATTGGGAATTTCTATCCTCTTGTTTACCTACTATTCGCTATATCTTACACCCCTTTATATTGTCAGTGCTTTTGCTGCAATAGGATTGGGTATCTCCTTACATACCTATGTAACCTTATACCTGGCTATAATAACTACGGTTATAACATTCAGATTGCTAAAAACACATAAAACATTGCTTTACTCCTTTTTGACTGGAATTTTAGCGCCCGCAATTTATTGCGCTTTTTTCGCAATCTCATGGCATAAAACCAATACCAAAATCAACTACATCCTTAACCACCATGCTCTGGTAAAAAACACGCTTCCCCCCTGGATATCCATTAGCCAGGAGTTAAAAAAGTCTTTCATTACCGAACGTTTCATCAAGGCAGATCTTGTATATAAAACTGCTAATTTGGGAAAAAGCATCTTCTGGGGAGATTTCGGCCTATCAACATTCGATGAACTAAAAAAACATGATCCCCTGGTTATTATTTCCAGCCTGTTCGGCACAAAAAATAACCTAGGAGAAAGGGAGAAAATAAAAATACTGCAATCCATGTACGATTCCAGGCATCAGGCACAGGAACGTTTGTGGGCAGGCGACAAATTAAAAACGGCCAATGTGATCAGCAATGTGCAAATTTATCCCGAATACAGGCTTGCTTATACCGAAAAAACCATTAGTATCGCCAACTTAAGTAAGCGAGCCTGGAATAATCAGGAGGCAATTTACACCTTTCATCTTCCCGAGGGTTCTGCAGTAACTTCACTCTCACTTTGGATAAATAACAAGGAAGAAAAAGCGATCTTAACTTCCAAAGCAAAGGCAGACACAGCATATAAGGAAATTGTAGGCGTTGAACAACATGATCCTTCAGTCATTCACTGGCAGGAGGGGAACAAAATTACCGTTAGGGTTTTTCCATGTACAATTGCTGAAAACAGAAAATTTAAAATAGGAATAACCAGCCCCTTAAAAAAAACTGAAGGTAAACTTACCTATCAAAACCCATATTTTGAAGGTCCGGCTGCCAAATCTACCTCTGAGACAGTCCGCATAGCGTTATCAAATACTACATCTAAATTTGATTTAAAGGATTATCACGAAGTCGAAAAAAACATTTATGAACGCGACCGGGATTATCTTCCGTATTGGGAAATCTCCTGCCAGAACATTCCTTTATCCACAGAAACTTTTTCTTTTTCCGGAACGAGTTATAAAGTCAAAAATCTCGATAAAAAGTACGAATCATTTCATCCGGAAAAAATATATGCAGATTTAAACAGCTCGTGGACGGACGAAGAAGCAGTGCAATTGCTTGAACTTATTAAATTAAAAAGTGTATATGTTTTCAGTGATAAACTAACCCGCCTCACGCCTCAAAACTTTAATCAGATCTATTCACAATTACATGAACAGAATTTTAGCCTAATGCCTGTTTATAAGATCAAAAATCCAGAAAATGCTTTAATTATCTCTAAAAGCACAATGCAATCCCCCAGCCTTGGAGATCTTGAAAACAGTGAGTTTCAGAAAAGCCTAACCCACTATTTTAATCATCCTACCCATATCCGCATATTTGATTTAGGCGAGAACCTCTCACCGTACTTAAGCGCTTTAAAAGAATTTCGCTTGCTAAACTATGAACATGGCAATTTTAAAAATCTTAGACAGCAGTTAAATACCGGACTGTTTTTGAGTAACCAGGAAAACGACAATAAAACCGTCATCAGCAGTGCAGAAATGGTAATAGAGTCTATACCCAACACTTCAGCGGGCACAGCCCCAGACCATTTAATGAGACTATATGCCTATAATGACATTATGAAGAAGGCGGGGAAAAATTATTTTAACCAAAATTACCTTCAGCCGGAAATTATAGAAGAAGCTAAAACCGCATATGTAGTTTCACCAGTATCTAGTCTGATTGTTTTGGAGACACAGAAGGACTATGAGCGGTTTAATATTGAAGACAGTAAAAACAGCCTAAAAAATGCAGCTGTAAAATCTTCCGGGGCAGTACCCGAGCCACACGAGTGGATGCTGATCATCATGGCAGTATTTGTATTGGCTTATTTATGGAAAAGCAATCATGACAAAGTTACAGCGTAA
- a CDS encoding heavy metal translocating P-type ATPase has translation MAETTVHDHTHHHENEDHDHADHDHGDASSFKTYIPAITSFVMLLLGVVLDNLIKNDFFNTYLRLAWYILAYLPVGLPVLREVYETASKGQIFTEFLLMSLATIGAFGIGEYPEGVAVMLFYTIGELFQGAAVSRATKNIKALLDVRPDTASVYRNSVYQIVKPDTVLVDETIQIKVGEKVPLDGELLSEISSFNTAALTGESKPRTIRKGEPVLAGMLNLDKVIELKVKKEFKDSSLARILDLVQNATSRKAKTELFIRRFAAVYTPIIFFLALALVLVPFLFVPDYQFKVWLYRALVFLVVSCPCALVISIPLGYFGGIGAASANGILFKGSNFLDLITKVDTVVLDKTGTLTHGVFKVQKLVSALPEDEFLGYLVALESKSTHPIAKAIVAYAAAKNWVFASDIAEIAGMGLRGVVNGKVILAGNARLLKKFGIDYPVDLDQIPESIVMVAVDEVYAGYVLIADEIKSDAQDTIKCLQGAGIKQIVLLSGDKLSIVKKVAQELGIQTYHGDLLPEDKVSRLEALQKNKTGKIAFVGDGINDAPVLALSDIGIAMGAMGSDAAIETADVVIQTDQPSKIVTAIAIGKATKKVVFQNITLAFVVKAAVLILGAGGLATMWEAVFADVGVALLAILNAVRIQKMKFL, from the coding sequence ATGGCAGAAACTACAGTACACGATCATACACATCACCACGAAAATGAAGATCACGATCATGCAGATCATGATCATGGTGATGCCTCTTCTTTTAAAACTTATATTCCTGCAATTACAAGTTTTGTGATGTTGTTGTTGGGAGTTGTACTTGACAACTTGATTAAGAATGATTTTTTTAATACTTACCTGCGTTTAGCCTGGTATATCCTGGCTTACTTGCCAGTTGGTTTGCCCGTTTTAAGAGAAGTTTACGAAACTGCATCAAAAGGGCAGATCTTTACAGAATTCCTGCTCATGTCACTCGCCACTATAGGGGCTTTTGGTATTGGTGAATATCCGGAGGGTGTAGCTGTTATGTTGTTTTATACCATTGGAGAGCTGTTTCAGGGTGCTGCCGTGAGCAGGGCCACTAAAAATATTAAAGCATTGCTTGATGTACGTCCGGATACGGCGAGTGTTTACAGAAATTCTGTTTATCAAATTGTGAAACCAGATACCGTGCTTGTTGACGAAACCATTCAGATTAAAGTTGGAGAAAAAGTTCCTCTTGACGGAGAACTGCTTTCGGAAATCAGCAGCTTTAATACTGCCGCCCTTACCGGAGAAAGTAAACCCAGAACGATCAGAAAGGGAGAACCTGTACTGGCAGGAATGCTCAATCTTGATAAAGTGATTGAACTGAAAGTAAAGAAGGAGTTTAAAGACAGCTCATTGGCCAGAATTCTGGATTTGGTTCAGAATGCTACTTCAAGGAAGGCAAAAACGGAACTTTTTATCCGTCGTTTTGCTGCGGTATATACGCCAATTATTTTCTTTTTAGCCTTAGCGCTGGTATTGGTGCCTTTCCTTTTTGTGCCCGATTATCAATTTAAAGTGTGGCTATACCGCGCTTTGGTATTTTTGGTGGTTTCTTGTCCATGTGCATTGGTTATCTCTATTCCCTTAGGTTATTTTGGAGGTATTGGTGCCGCCTCTGCCAATGGGATATTGTTTAAAGGTTCTAATTTTTTAGACCTCATTACTAAGGTAGACACCGTAGTTTTGGATAAAACGGGCACACTCACGCATGGCGTGTTTAAAGTTCAAAAGTTAGTAAGTGCCTTGCCTGAGGATGAATTTTTGGGCTACCTGGTTGCTTTGGAAAGTAAATCTACGCACCCCATTGCCAAAGCCATTGTTGCTTATGCTGCTGCTAAAAATTGGGTGTTTGCTAGTGATATAGCAGAAATTGCGGGCATGGGTTTACGTGGAGTAGTGAATGGAAAAGTTATTCTAGCCGGCAATGCAAGGTTGCTTAAAAAATTCGGCATTGATTATCCTGTTGACCTGGATCAAATTCCGGAAAGCATAGTTATGGTTGCTGTTGATGAGGTGTATGCAGGCTACGTGCTTATTGCTGATGAAATTAAAAGCGATGCGCAAGACACCATAAAATGTCTGCAGGGGGCAGGGATTAAACAAATTGTGTTGTTAAGTGGTGATAAACTATCCATTGTAAAAAAGGTAGCCCAAGAATTGGGGATCCAAACCTATCATGGAGATTTGTTGCCTGAAGATAAGGTGAGCAGACTTGAAGCACTGCAAAAGAATAAAACCGGGAAAATTGCTTTTGTGGGCGATGGCATCAACGATGCCCCTGTATTGGCGTTAAGTGATATAGGAATTGCCATGGGGGCGATGGGGAGTGACGCAGCCATTGAGACTGCAGATGTAGTGATTCAAACAGATCAGCCGTCTAAAATCGTCACTGCGATAGCTATTGGCAAGGCAACTAAAAAGGTAGTATTTCAAAATATTACATTGGCCTTTGTGGTAAAAGCTGCTGTTTTGATTCTTGGTGCAGGAGGTTTGGCCACCATGTGGGAGGCTGTTTTTGCCGATGTTGGGGTAGCGCTCCTGGCCATTTTAAATGCGGTACGCATTCAAAAAATGAAGTTTTTGTAA
- the mnmD gene encoding tRNA (5-methylaminomethyl-2-thiouridine)(34)-methyltransferase MnmD, producing MNVITPTADGSNTLYNETIGEHYHSKHGALQESKHVFIDAGLKHAIAIFPAQEISILEVGFGTGLNFLLSAAYAAENHVPLNYTSLEAFPLRSEELESTAYHKYVPALLWDSFTLNYGKALQQLVNILPAQKLRIVHTYLHRYQSAQQFDLIYYDAFSVQHQPEMWTDEIIAHAASFLKPGGIFVTYAITGKLKRALKAIGFTVEKLPGAPGKREMLRAVKA from the coding sequence ATGAATGTGATTACACCTACTGCCGACGGATCCAATACCCTGTACAATGAAACTATTGGAGAGCACTACCACTCCAAACACGGTGCATTACAGGAAAGCAAACACGTATTTATAGACGCAGGTTTAAAACATGCCATCGCCATTTTTCCCGCACAGGAAATCAGCATCCTCGAAGTTGGCTTTGGCACCGGCTTAAATTTTCTGCTCAGCGCAGCTTATGCCGCAGAAAATCATGTTCCGCTAAACTATACATCGCTGGAGGCATTTCCCCTAAGAAGTGAAGAACTGGAATCAACGGCATACCATAAGTATGTACCTGCCCTGCTTTGGGATAGCTTTACGCTCAACTATGGCAAAGCCTTACAGCAATTGGTGAATATTTTACCAGCACAAAAACTCCGTATTGTACATACCTATTTACATAGGTACCAGAGCGCACAGCAATTTGACCTCATCTATTATGATGCGTTTTCTGTACAACACCAGCCAGAGATGTGGACGGATGAAATTATTGCCCATGCCGCCTCATTTTTAAAGCCAGGAGGTATTTTTGTAACCTATGCCATCACGGGTAAACTTAAGCGTGCATTAAAAGCGATAGGTTTTACCGTAGAGAAACTGCCCGGAGCTCCAGGAAAAAGAGAAATGCTAAGAGCAGTCAAAGCCTAA
- a CDS encoding OmpW family protein, whose amino-acid sequence MKRLFVFAAMMIAGLSVFGQSTGAKNEWRIRLRGVGVVPQESAKIGVIGGDAAISNSFIPELDFTYFFNKHFAAELILGTTRHKVSTTASNLTAIGGAASANVDLGKVWLLPPTLTFQYHLPVGKFNPYVGAGINYTIFYGVDEGPVVKGLDYKNKFAFAAQLGADYDISKKMFINVDVKKLFLSTDVTVDASNLTPTSSPQLSSTLANLPADVKINPWLIGVGIGYKF is encoded by the coding sequence ATGAAAAGGTTATTTGTATTTGCAGCAATGATGATTGCTGGATTGAGCGTTTTTGGTCAGTCAACAGGAGCTAAAAATGAATGGAGAATCAGGTTACGTGGTGTAGGCGTAGTGCCGCAGGAAAGTGCGAAAATTGGCGTCATTGGAGGTGATGCAGCTATCTCCAATTCGTTTATTCCGGAACTTGATTTCACTTATTTTTTTAATAAACATTTTGCGGCAGAACTGATTTTGGGTACTACAAGACATAAGGTAAGTACTACAGCTTCAAATTTAACTGCTATAGGAGGCGCCGCTTCGGCAAATGTAGATTTGGGTAAAGTTTGGTTATTGCCACCAACATTGACGTTTCAATACCACTTGCCTGTTGGAAAGTTTAACCCTTATGTGGGTGCAGGAATTAACTACACTATATTTTACGGAGTAGATGAGGGGCCAGTAGTAAAAGGGTTGGATTATAAAAACAAATTTGCTTTCGCTGCGCAGCTAGGTGCAGATTACGACATCAGCAAAAAAATGTTCATCAACGTTGATGTTAAAAAACTGTTCCTTTCTACAGATGTAACTGTTGATGCCTCAAATTTAACCCCCACTTCCAGCCCACAACTTTCTTCTACATTGGCTAATCTACCTGCCGACGTAAAAATCAATCCCTGGCTTATAGGCGTAGGTATTGGTTATAAGTTTTAA